Proteins encoded together in one Kitasatospora albolonga window:
- a CDS encoding GNAT family N-acetyltransferase, with protein sequence MSHRYWPLRGLRICTPRLELRLPEGELLDELAAVAADGVHAPDRMPFTVPWTDGEPDEVGRATYQHVLGTIAGWTAQEWHLSLAVLHEGKVVGRQDVIGREFGVRREVLTGSWLGLPHQGQGIGTEMRAAVLHLAFEGLGARYAVSEATTDNAGSLGVSRRLGYEPDGLQIQVIRGAATTMQRLRLDRAGWEKHRSTDVTVAGLDACRADFGV encoded by the coding sequence ATGAGCCACCGCTACTGGCCCCTCCGCGGGCTCCGGATCTGTACGCCCCGCCTCGAACTGCGCCTGCCCGAAGGGGAGCTGCTCGACGAGCTGGCGGCGGTCGCCGCCGACGGGGTGCACGCCCCGGACCGGATGCCGTTCACCGTGCCGTGGACCGACGGCGAGCCCGACGAGGTCGGCCGGGCCACCTACCAGCACGTGCTGGGCACCATCGCCGGGTGGACGGCCCAGGAGTGGCACCTCTCCCTGGCCGTCCTCCACGAGGGGAAGGTCGTGGGGCGGCAGGACGTGATCGGCCGGGAGTTCGGCGTACGGCGGGAAGTGCTGACCGGGTCGTGGCTCGGCCTCCCCCATCAGGGGCAGGGCATCGGTACGGAGATGCGGGCCGCCGTCCTCCATCTGGCCTTCGAGGGGCTCGGCGCCCGGTACGCCGTCTCCGAGGCCACGACGGACAACGCCGGTTCGCTCGGCGTCTCGCGGCGGCTCGGGTACGAGCCCGACGGCCTCCAGATCCAGGTGATCCGCGGGGCGGCCACCACCATGCAGCGGCTGCGGCTGGACCGGGCCGGGTGGGAGAAGCACCGGAGCACCGACGTCACCGTGGCGGGACTCGACGCCTGCCGGGCCGACTTCGGGGTGTAG
- a CDS encoding NADPH-dependent ferric siderophore reductase, giving the protein MTTTAAVPHVAPFRFFDLTVLRVRRLGPSMLRITLGGPGAAGFSGGGRDQSLSIFLPHPGQSEAVVPEGEDGAWYPKWRALPEDVRAVMRSYTVRAQRTSADGSTEVDIDFALHGDGGPASRWALTAASGDRLKVLGPAVRDNTSVRFRPPKDTDWVLIWADETALPAASAALEWLPAGMPAQVWLEVPKTEDRQALNTAAKARIRWLVRSEGALPAVDAVRAAELPEGTPYVWIAGESSEVRALRRHLVQERGFDRKRVTFVGYWRRGLSEEQLRAETIARGGALD; this is encoded by the coding sequence TTGACGACGACTGCCGCTGTCCCCCATGTCGCCCCGTTCCGCTTCTTCGACCTGACCGTCCTGCGGGTCAGGCGGCTCGGCCCCTCCATGCTCCGGATCACCCTGGGCGGGCCGGGGGCCGCCGGGTTCAGCGGCGGGGGGCGCGACCAGAGCCTGTCCATCTTCCTGCCGCACCCCGGGCAGAGCGAGGCCGTGGTGCCGGAGGGCGAGGACGGGGCCTGGTACCCGAAGTGGCGGGCGCTGCCCGAGGACGTACGGGCGGTGATGCGCTCGTACACCGTACGGGCCCAGCGCACATCGGCCGACGGCTCCACCGAGGTGGACATCGACTTCGCGCTCCACGGCGACGGCGGCCCCGCCTCCCGCTGGGCGCTCACGGCCGCGTCGGGCGACCGGCTCAAGGTGCTGGGGCCCGCCGTCCGGGACAACACCTCCGTGCGCTTCCGGCCGCCGAAGGACACCGACTGGGTGCTGATCTGGGCCGACGAGACGGCCCTGCCCGCCGCCTCCGCCGCGCTGGAGTGGCTGCCGGCGGGGATGCCGGCCCAGGTCTGGCTGGAGGTGCCGAAGACGGAGGACCGGCAGGCGCTCAACACCGCCGCCAAGGCCCGTATCCGCTGGCTCGTCCGGAGCGAGGGGGCCCTGCCCGCCGTGGACGCCGTACGCGCCGCCGAACTGCCGGAGGGCACCCCGTACGTCTGGATCGCGGGCGAGTCGTCCGAGGTGCGGGCGCTCCGCCGCCACCTGGTCCAGGAGCGCGGCTTCGACCGCAAGCGGGTGACCTTCGTCGGGTACTGGCGGCGCGGGCTCAGCGAGGAGCAGCTGCGGGCGGAGACGATCGCGCGGGGCGGGGCCCTGGACTAG
- a CDS encoding pyridoxal-dependent decarboxylase has protein sequence MRSHLLNNTTAEHYRRTVTAGVERVAAKLAATERPFSGVGVDELSPVVDAIDLDRPLGDATAALDELGEVYLRDAVYFHHPRYLGHLNCPVVIPAVLGEAVLSAVNSSLDTWDQSAGGTLIERRLIDWTNERTGLGPAADGIFTSGGSQSNLQALLLAREEAKVRPEHHTRLRIFTSECSHFSVQKSAKLLGLGPDAVVTVPVDSNKRMQTLALARALEQCVAEGAVPMAVVATAGTTDFGSIDPLPEIAALCERFATWMHVDAAYGCGLLASPERRGMLEGIEHADSVTVDYHKSFFQPVSSSALLVRDRATLRHATYHAEYLNPRRMAEERIPNQVDKSLQTTRRFDALKLWMTLRVMGADGIGELFDEVCDLAAEGWKLLAADPRFDVVVQPQLSTLVFRYIPSGITSPDGIDRANLYARKALFASGEAIVAGTKVGDRQYLKFTLLNPETTVDDMAAVLDLISGHAEKYLGDSLDRAS, from the coding sequence ATGCGTTCGCACCTGCTCAACAACACGACTGCGGAGCACTACCGTCGCACCGTCACCGCAGGAGTGGAACGGGTCGCGGCCAAACTCGCCGCCACCGAGCGCCCCTTCAGCGGGGTCGGTGTCGACGAGCTCTCCCCCGTCGTCGACGCGATCGACCTCGACCGGCCGCTGGGCGATGCCACCGCCGCCCTCGACGAGCTCGGCGAGGTCTACCTCCGTGACGCCGTCTACTTCCACCACCCCCGTTACCTGGGCCACCTCAACTGCCCCGTCGTCATCCCCGCCGTGCTCGGCGAGGCCGTGCTCTCCGCGGTCAACTCCTCCCTGGACACCTGGGACCAGAGCGCGGGCGGCACCCTCATCGAGCGGCGGCTGATCGACTGGACGAACGAGCGCACCGGCCTCGGACCGGCCGCCGACGGGATCTTCACCAGCGGTGGTTCGCAGTCCAACCTCCAGGCCCTGCTGCTGGCCCGGGAGGAGGCGAAGGTCCGGCCCGAGCACCACACCCGGCTGCGGATCTTCACCTCCGAATGCAGCCACTTCAGCGTGCAGAAGTCCGCCAAACTGCTGGGCCTCGGGCCGGACGCGGTGGTCACCGTCCCCGTCGACAGCAACAAGCGCATGCAGACCCTGGCCCTCGCCCGCGCCCTGGAACAGTGCGTCGCCGAAGGCGCCGTGCCGATGGCCGTCGTCGCGACCGCCGGCACCACGGACTTCGGCTCCATCGACCCGCTGCCCGAGATCGCCGCCCTGTGCGAGCGGTTCGCCACCTGGATGCATGTGGACGCGGCGTACGGCTGCGGGCTGCTGGCCTCCCCTGAGCGGCGCGGGATGCTCGAAGGCATCGAGCACGCCGACTCGGTGACCGTCGACTACCACAAGTCCTTCTTCCAGCCCGTGAGTTCCTCGGCCCTGCTGGTCCGCGACCGGGCCACCCTGCGCCACGCCACGTACCACGCGGAGTATCTGAACCCGCGCCGGATGGCCGAGGAGCGGATACCCAACCAGGTCGACAAGTCCCTCCAGACGACCCGCCGGTTCGACGCGCTCAAGCTGTGGATGACGCTGCGCGTCATGGGCGCCGACGGCATCGGCGAGCTGTTCGACGAGGTCTGCGACCTGGCCGCCGAGGGGTGGAAGCTGCTCGCCGCCGACCCGCGCTTCGACGTGGTGGTGCAGCCGCAGCTCTCCACGCTCGTCTTCCGGTACATCCCGTCCGGGATCACGTCCCCGGACGGGATCGACCGCGCCAACCTCTACGCCCGCAAGGCCCTGTTCGCCTCCGGTGAGGCGATCGTCGCGGGCACGAAGGTCGGCGACCGCCAGTACCTGAAGTTCACCCTCCTCAACCCCGAAACGACCGTGGACGACATGGCCGCGGTCCTCGACCTAATCTCCGGCCACGCCGAGAAGTACCTGGGAGACTCCCTTGACCGCGCTTCCTGA
- a CDS encoding alcaligin biosynthesis protein: MTALPDPHDFIGIGLGPFNLGLACLTEPIDELNGVFLESKPDFEWHSGMFLEGAHLQTPFMSDLVTMADPTSPYSFLNYLKERGRLYSFYIRENFYPLRTEYNDYCRWAAAKLSSIRFNETVEAVTYDEADELYTVTTAAGTVLRSRHLVLGTGTPPYVPEACQGLGGDFLHNSRYLEGKAELQKKKSITLVGSGQSAAEIYYDLLSEIDTYGYRLNWVTRSPRFFPLEYTKLTLEMTSPEYIDYFHALPEETRYRLETGQKGLFKGIDGELIDAIFDLLYQKNLPGPVPTRLLTNSALVSARYDEEGGAYNLELRQEEQGKEYELATEGLILATGYRYEAPAFLDPVQGRLRHDSRGRFDVARNYSIDTTGRGIFLQNAGVHTHSITSPDLGMGAYRNAYIIGELLGREYYPVEKSIAFQEFAI; this comes from the coding sequence TTGACCGCGCTTCCTGACCCCCACGACTTCATCGGGATCGGGCTCGGCCCGTTCAATCTCGGGCTGGCCTGCCTGACCGAGCCGATCGACGAACTCAACGGTGTCTTCCTGGAGTCCAAGCCGGACTTCGAGTGGCACTCCGGGATGTTCCTCGAAGGGGCCCATCTCCAGACGCCGTTCATGTCGGACCTGGTCACGATGGCCGACCCGACCTCGCCGTACTCGTTCCTCAACTACCTCAAAGAGCGCGGCAGGCTCTACTCGTTCTACATCCGGGAGAACTTCTACCCGCTGCGGACCGAGTACAACGACTACTGCCGCTGGGCCGCCGCCAAACTGAGCAGCATCCGGTTCAACGAGACCGTCGAGGCGGTGACGTACGACGAGGCTGACGAGCTCTACACCGTGACCACCGCCGCCGGTACCGTCCTGCGCTCCCGCCACCTCGTGCTCGGCACCGGGACCCCGCCGTACGTCCCCGAGGCGTGTCAGGGTCTCGGCGGGGACTTCCTGCACAACTCCCGTTATCTGGAGGGGAAAGCCGAGCTCCAGAAGAAGAAGTCGATCACCCTGGTCGGCAGCGGGCAGAGCGCGGCGGAGATCTACTACGACCTGCTCTCCGAGATCGACACCTACGGCTACCGGCTCAACTGGGTGACGCGTTCGCCGCGCTTCTTCCCGCTGGAGTACACGAAGCTCACGCTGGAGATGACCTCTCCGGAGTACATCGACTACTTCCACGCACTGCCCGAGGAGACCCGCTACCGGCTGGAGACCGGGCAGAAGGGGCTGTTCAAGGGCATCGACGGGGAGCTGATCGACGCGATCTTCGACCTGCTCTACCAGAAGAACCTGCCCGGCCCCGTGCCGACCCGGCTGCTCACCAACTCCGCCCTCGTCAGCGCGCGTTACGACGAGGAGGGCGGCGCGTACAACCTGGAGCTGCGCCAGGAGGAGCAGGGCAAGGAGTACGAGCTCGCCACCGAGGGGCTCATCCTCGCCACCGGCTACCGCTACGAGGCGCCCGCCTTCCTGGACCCGGTCCAGGGCCGGCTGCGCCACGACAGCAGGGGCCGCTTCGACGTGGCCCGCAACTACAGCATCGACACCACCGGGCGCGGGATCTTCCTCCAGAACGCCGGGGTGCACACCCACTCGATCACCTCGCCCGACCTGGGCATGGGTGCCTACCGCAACGCGTACATCATCGGCGAACTGCTCGGCCGTGAGTACTACCCGGTCGAGAAGTCCATCGCCTTCCAGGAGTTCGCGATATGA
- a CDS encoding GNAT family N-acetyltransferase, with product MNHPHSNENPGKIGDFTVRPLDPTSDAELVHGWVTHPKAAFWLMGGAKLQDVEREYMAIAAHPHHEAFIGLHDGEPAFLIERYDPTEVELKGLYEAEPGDVGMHFLVAPSGTPIHGFTRAVITAVMRFLFADPSVRRVVVEPDVTNSAVQALNKAVGFEVVREITKPEKTALLSACTREQFEAATGGTDR from the coding sequence ATGAACCACCCCCACAGCAACGAAAACCCGGGAAAAATCGGTGACTTCACCGTCCGCCCGCTCGATCCCACCTCCGACGCCGAGCTGGTGCACGGCTGGGTGACCCACCCCAAAGCCGCCTTCTGGCTGATGGGCGGGGCGAAACTCCAGGACGTGGAGCGGGAGTACATGGCGATCGCCGCCCACCCGCACCACGAGGCGTTCATCGGTCTGCACGACGGTGAGCCCGCGTTCCTGATCGAGCGGTACGACCCCACCGAGGTGGAGCTGAAGGGGCTGTACGAGGCGGAGCCCGGCGATGTCGGGATGCACTTCCTGGTCGCGCCGTCCGGCACCCCGATCCACGGCTTCACCCGGGCCGTGATCACCGCCGTGATGCGCTTCCTCTTCGCCGATCCGTCGGTGCGCCGGGTCGTCGTCGAGCCCGATGTGACCAACAGCGCCGTACAGGCCCTCAACAAGGCCGTCGGCTTCGAGGTGGTGCGGGAGATCACCAAACCGGAGAAGACCGCGCTGCTCAGCGCCTGCACCCGCGAGCAGTTCGAAGCAGCAACCGGAGGAACCGACCGATGA
- a CDS encoding IucA/IucC family protein has protein sequence MTTALTDSVAHLSPGRWATANRLLVRKALAEFSHERLLAPVPLGEDRYTLRSDDAGTEYRFTARLFALDHWQIEAKSITRHRHGSEVPLDALEFFIELRTALGLSEDILPVYLEEVSSTLAGTAYKLTKEPATSGQLVAAGFQAIETGMTEGHPCFVANNGRLGFGVDEYRAYAPETASPIRLVWLAARRDRATFTAGVGLDYDTLVEGELSEETRERFAAALRSLGLDPDAYFLLPVHPWQWWNKLAVTFAGELAERHLVVLGEGEDAYLAQQSIRTFFNTDHPEKHYVKTALSVLNMGFMRGLSAAYMEATPAINDWLAGLIERDSLLSGARFSIIRERAAIGYHHRAYEAATVKGSPYRKMLAALWRESPVAGLAPGERVATMASLLHTDHEGRSVASALIEESGLDPQVWLRHYLDAYLVPVLHSFYAYDLVYMPHGENVILVVEDGVVTRTIFKDIAEEIAVMDPDAVLPPKVDRIRADVPDDMKLLSVFTDVFDCFFRFLGAGLATEGVLDEDTFWRTVAACVRDYQESVPYLAEKFQQYDLFEPEFALSCLNRLQLRDNQQMVDLNDPAGALQLVGRLKNPIAKF, from the coding sequence ATGACGACCGCCCTCACCGACAGCGTCGCCCACCTCTCCCCGGGCCGCTGGGCCACCGCAAACCGACTGCTGGTGCGCAAAGCACTGGCGGAATTCAGCCACGAGCGACTTCTGGCCCCTGTGCCGCTCGGCGAGGACCGCTACACCCTCCGTAGTGACGACGCGGGGACGGAGTACCGTTTCACCGCACGCCTCTTCGCCCTGGACCACTGGCAGATCGAGGCCAAATCAATCACCCGGCACCGGCACGGGTCCGAAGTCCCGCTGGACGCGCTGGAGTTCTTCATCGAGCTGCGGACCGCGCTCGGGCTGAGCGAGGACATCCTGCCGGTCTACCTGGAGGAGGTCTCCTCCACCCTGGCCGGAACCGCCTACAAACTCACCAAGGAACCGGCCACCTCCGGCCAGCTCGTCGCCGCCGGTTTCCAGGCCATCGAGACCGGGATGACCGAGGGCCACCCCTGTTTCGTGGCCAACAACGGCCGGCTCGGTTTCGGGGTCGACGAGTACCGTGCGTACGCCCCCGAGACCGCCTCCCCGATCCGGCTGGTGTGGCTGGCCGCCCGCCGTGACCGGGCGACCTTCACGGCAGGCGTGGGACTGGACTACGACACGCTGGTCGAGGGCGAGTTGAGCGAGGAGACCCGGGAGCGGTTCGCCGCCGCCCTGCGCTCCCTGGGCCTGGACCCCGACGCGTACTTCCTCCTGCCCGTACACCCCTGGCAGTGGTGGAACAAACTCGCCGTCACCTTCGCCGGGGAGCTCGCCGAACGCCACCTCGTGGTGCTCGGCGAGGGCGAGGACGCCTACCTGGCCCAGCAGTCGATCCGTACGTTCTTCAACACCGACCACCCCGAGAAGCACTACGTCAAAACGGCCCTGTCCGTTCTGAACATGGGCTTCATGCGCGGCCTCTCCGCCGCCTACATGGAGGCCACGCCCGCCATCAACGACTGGCTGGCCGGGCTCATCGAGCGGGACAGCCTGCTGAGCGGGGCCCGGTTCTCGATCATCCGGGAGCGGGCCGCGATCGGCTACCACCACCGGGCGTACGAGGCGGCCACCGTCAAGGGTTCCCCGTACCGGAAGATGCTGGCCGCGCTCTGGCGCGAGAGCCCCGTCGCGGGTCTGGCGCCGGGCGAGCGGGTCGCGACCATGGCCTCCCTGCTCCACACCGACCACGAGGGCCGCTCGGTGGCCTCGGCGCTGATCGAGGAGTCGGGGCTCGACCCGCAGGTGTGGCTGCGGCACTACCTGGACGCCTATCTGGTGCCGGTGCTGCACAGCTTCTACGCCTACGACCTGGTCTACATGCCGCACGGCGAGAACGTGATCCTGGTCGTGGAGGACGGGGTCGTCACCCGCACGATCTTCAAGGACATCGCCGAGGAGATCGCGGTCATGGACCCGGACGCGGTGCTGCCGCCGAAGGTCGACCGCATCCGGGCCGATGTCCCCGACGACATGAAGCTGCTGTCGGTCTTCACCGATGTCTTCGACTGCTTCTTCCGCTTCCTGGGCGCGGGCCTGGCCACCGAAGGGGTCCTGGACGAGGACACCTTCTGGCGGACGGTCGCCGCCTGTGTGCGCGACTACCAGGAGTCGGTGCCCTACCTCGCGGAGAAGTTCCAGCAGTACGACCTGTTCGAGCCGGAGTTCGCGCTCTCCTGCCTCAACCGCCTCCAGCTGCGCGACAACCAGCAGATGGTCGACCTCAACGACCCTGCCGGAGCGCTCCAGTTGGTGGGCCGTCTGAAGAACCCGATCGCGAAGTTCTGA
- a CDS encoding beta-N-acetylhexosaminidase: protein MVGVRLPGAPQGGPAGKDRLVRQRRTTPGERRTPRRGPLPLPIPLPRLLGILLIVVAVGLSAPGAVPARAGTEAAAPRPLGQLVPVPAEVVPGGSPYAITSTTPIRVTGGPGSGTGAGPGSGTGSASASASDEVRRIGTYLAELLRPATGYALPVTDRPGPGGIRLELGSRDRSLGEEGYRLHSTPAALTITARAPAGLFHGVQTLRQLLPDRVEAQSRQEGPWKVAGGTITDAPRYGYRGAMLDVSRHFFPVAEVKRYIDRLALYKINKLHLHLSDDQGWRIAIDSWPRLAAYGGSTEVGGGPGGYYTKDQYREIVRYASARFLEVVPEIGLPGHTNAALASYPELNCDGTAPPLHTGIEVGFSSLCVDKPVTYDFVDDVLREVAELTPGPYLHIGGDEADATSDEDYALFMARAQAIVGRHGKTVMAWHELTRAEPVEGAVVQYWGFDRTGPTERQQVVDAARNGAKVVLSPADRIYLDMKYTEETELGLRWAGLVEVERSYDWDPAAYLEGLPQDAVLGVEAPLWTETLATRAELEQMAFPRLLSAAEIGWSPEEARDWETYKERLAAQGPRLTALGIGFHRSPQVPWS, encoded by the coding sequence ATGGTCGGCGTTCGACTGCCCGGAGCCCCACAGGGAGGACCCGCCGGAAAGGACAGGCTTGTGCGACAGCGACGGACGACCCCGGGGGAACGGCGTACGCCCCGGCGCGGACCCCTGCCCCTGCCCATCCCTCTGCCCCGGCTCCTCGGCATCCTGCTGATCGTCGTCGCGGTCGGGCTCTCCGCTCCGGGCGCGGTCCCCGCCCGGGCCGGGACGGAAGCCGCCGCGCCCCGGCCCCTGGGGCAGCTCGTGCCCGTCCCCGCCGAGGTGGTGCCGGGCGGTTCCCCGTACGCCATCACCTCCACGACCCCGATCAGGGTGACCGGAGGACCAGGTTCCGGCACCGGCGCGGGACCAGGCTCCGGCACCGGCTCGGCCTCTGCCTCCGCCTCCGACGAGGTGCGGCGGATCGGAACGTACCTGGCGGAGCTCCTGCGCCCCGCCACCGGCTACGCGCTGCCCGTCACCGACCGGCCGGGCCCCGGCGGCATCCGGCTGGAGCTGGGCTCCCGGGACCGGAGCCTGGGCGAGGAGGGGTACCGGCTGCACTCCACACCTGCCGCGCTCACCATCACCGCCCGCGCCCCGGCGGGGCTCTTCCACGGCGTCCAGACCCTGCGCCAGCTCCTCCCGGACCGGGTGGAGGCGCAGAGCCGCCAGGAGGGGCCCTGGAAGGTGGCGGGCGGCACGATCACGGACGCGCCGCGCTACGGCTACCGGGGCGCGATGCTGGACGTCTCGCGCCACTTCTTCCCGGTCGCGGAGGTGAAGCGGTACATCGACCGGCTCGCCCTCTACAAGATCAACAAGCTGCATCTGCACCTCTCCGACGACCAGGGCTGGCGCATCGCCATCGACTCCTGGCCCCGGCTCGCCGCATACGGCGGCTCCACCGAGGTCGGGGGCGGCCCCGGCGGGTACTACACCAAGGACCAGTACCGCGAGATCGTCCGCTACGCCTCCGCCCGCTTCCTGGAGGTCGTCCCGGAGATCGGCCTGCCCGGCCACACCAACGCTGCCCTCGCCTCCTACCCCGAGCTGAACTGCGACGGCACCGCCCCGCCGCTCCACACCGGCATCGAGGTCGGCTTCAGCTCGCTCTGCGTGGACAAGCCGGTGACGTACGACTTCGTGGACGACGTGCTGCGCGAGGTGGCGGAGCTGACCCCGGGGCCGTACCTCCACATCGGGGGCGACGAGGCGGACGCCACCAGCGACGAGGACTACGCGCTCTTCATGGCGAGGGCCCAGGCGATCGTGGGCAGGCACGGGAAGACGGTGATGGCCTGGCACGAGCTGACCCGCGCGGAGCCGGTGGAAGGCGCGGTGGTGCAGTACTGGGGGTTCGACCGCACGGGCCCCACCGAGCGGCAGCAGGTGGTGGACGCGGCCAGGAACGGGGCCAAGGTGGTGCTCTCCCCGGCCGACCGGATCTACCTGGACATGAAGTACACCGAGGAGACCGAGCTGGGCCTGCGCTGGGCCGGTCTGGTGGAGGTGGAGCGCTCGTACGACTGGGACCCGGCGGCGTATCTGGAGGGGCTCCCGCAGGACGCCGTCCTCGGGGTCGAGGCGCCGCTCTGGACCGAGACGCTGGCCACGCGCGCGGAGCTCGAACAGATGGCTTTCCCGCGGCTGTTGAGCGCCGCCGAGATCGGCTGGTCACCGGAGGAGGCCCGCGACTGGGAGACGTACAAGGAGCGGCTCGCCGCCCAGGGGCCCCGGCTGACCGCGCTGGGTATCGGCTTCCACCGCTCCCCGCAGGTGCCCTGGAGCTGA
- a CDS encoding Tat pathway signal sequence domain protein has product MAEIIQRDGTWTFDGDTVRIVPGGKAHPVRLALGELSVPVQALAGIAFEPDRKGGRLRLRLRGGACPVLQAADGRLKDGSDPYVLTVEKSRTGVAEYFVDEVRNALLIEQVPEGPVDRFLLPGPSLPVSGGGGDGTASFDGETVRLTWNWKAEESKTASGPATLPLARIAGVRWLPSIGLENGYLRFEPVDAPVSAPPKYDPYSLELWGLSKKEYTAVAVAAAVLARLPQARAAVEPPAGRPALTKEPAPAAPAADDHDALLRRLRELGELHRAGVLTDEEFSTAKQAVLSRM; this is encoded by the coding sequence ATGGCAGAAATCATCCAGCGTGACGGAACGTGGACGTTCGACGGGGACACGGTACGCATCGTGCCGGGGGGCAAGGCGCATCCGGTCCGGCTGGCGCTGGGTGAACTGTCCGTCCCCGTACAGGCTTTGGCGGGCATCGCGTTCGAGCCGGACCGCAAGGGGGGCCGGCTGCGGCTCCGACTGCGCGGTGGCGCCTGCCCGGTGCTCCAGGCTGCCGACGGCCGCCTCAAGGACGGCTCCGACCCGTACGTCCTGACCGTGGAGAAGAGCCGTACGGGGGTCGCGGAGTACTTCGTCGACGAGGTCCGCAACGCGCTGCTGATCGAACAGGTCCCCGAGGGTCCGGTGGACCGCTTCCTGCTGCCGGGACCCTCGCTGCCGGTCTCCGGCGGGGGCGGCGACGGCACCGCGTCCTTCGACGGCGAGACGGTCCGGCTCACCTGGAACTGGAAGGCCGAGGAGTCCAAGACCGCGAGCGGACCGGCGACCCTGCCGCTGGCGCGGATCGCGGGGGTGCGGTGGCTGCCCTCGATCGGCCTGGAGAACGGCTACCTGCGGTTCGAGCCGGTCGACGCACCGGTCTCGGCCCCGCCGAAGTACGACCCGTACTCCCTGGAGCTGTGGGGGCTCTCCAAGAAGGAGTACACGGCGGTCGCGGTTGCGGCGGCGGTGCTGGCCCGGCTGCCCCAGGCCCGCGCGGCGGTGGAGCCGCCCGCCGGACGTCCGGCCCTCACCAAGGAGCCCGCGCCCGCCGCTCCGGCCGCCGACGATCACGACGCGCTGCTGCGGCGGCTGCGGGAGCTGGGCGAGCTGCACCGGGCCGGGGTCCTCACCGACGAGGAGTTCAGCACGGCGAAGCAGGCGGTCCTGAGCCGTATGTGA